A single genomic interval of Solimonas sp. K1W22B-7 harbors:
- a CDS encoding peroxiredoxin family protein, with product MKSSRALFGALLLALLALPAQAEPTQAPPWSLKTPEGKTVNYPADARGQPTVLLFWPSWCPFSRALQPYVQAIWEDYRGAGVNVWTINIKEDRGGDPVQAMKDRGLSFPLLLNGDPLVASYGIVRTPWFVVIDGKGRIAYTRPDNVPSPIDVAKKARETLNGLLGDRAVPLPGSYPPPYDLHLRKPGGPQSSRLESAAAPDSDWRPWAERYLAAVPADEAVAGMAPRGPVADGKAAIGIARELWTQAWGAEQTAIQAPYRSYRKNNRWLVLGNAKSGRLGQGWVLVIEADSGKLVRLSQGAKAP from the coding sequence ATGAAATCCTCCCGCGCCCTGTTCGGCGCGCTGCTGCTGGCCCTGCTGGCGCTGCCCGCGCAGGCCGAGCCCACCCAGGCCCCGCCCTGGTCGCTGAAGACGCCCGAGGGCAAGACGGTGAACTATCCGGCCGATGCCAGGGGCCAGCCCACGGTGCTGCTGTTCTGGCCGTCCTGGTGCCCCTTCAGCCGCGCGCTGCAGCCCTACGTGCAGGCGATCTGGGAGGACTACCGCGGCGCCGGCGTGAACGTCTGGACCATCAACATCAAGGAAGACCGCGGCGGCGATCCGGTGCAGGCGATGAAGGACCGCGGCCTGAGCTTTCCGCTGCTGCTCAACGGCGATCCGCTGGTCGCCAGCTACGGCATCGTGCGCACGCCCTGGTTCGTGGTGATCGACGGCAAGGGCCGCATCGCCTACACGCGTCCCGACAACGTGCCTTCGCCGATCGACGTGGCGAAGAAGGCGCGCGAAACGCTCAACGGCCTGCTCGGCGATCGCGCCGTGCCGCTGCCCGGGAGCTATCCGCCGCCCTATGACCTGCACCTGCGCAAGCCCGGCGGGCCGCAGTCCTCGCGGCTGGAGTCGGCGGCAGCACCCGACAGCGACTGGCGTCCCTGGGCCGAGCGCTACCTCGCCGCCGTGCCGGCGGACGAGGCGGTGGCCGGCATGGCGCCGCGCGGGCCGGTGGCCGACGGCAAGGCGGCGATCGGCATCGCGCGCGAGCTGTGGACGCAGGCCTGGGGCGCGGAGCAGACCGCGATCCAGGCACCCTACCGCTCCTATCGCAAGAACAACCGCTGGCTGGTGCTGGGCAATGCCAAGTCCGGCCGGCTGGGCCAGGGCTGGGTGCTGGTGATCGAGGCCGACAGCGGCAAGCTGGTCCGCCTGTCGCAAGGCGCCAAGGCGCCTTGA
- a CDS encoding DNA-3-methyladenine glycosylase: MRKLERAFYDRDAQLVARELLGRYLVHRVDGVERIGRIVETEAYLGPHDLAAHSSRGLTPRTRVMFGPPGHAYVYLIYGMHHCVNVVTEPEGTASAVLLRALEPVKNLEGRTQGPGLLCKAMGLDLRHNGADLLGDELYVAESQPLPAIRIVRRPRVGVDYAGHWARRLLRFYIKDNRWVSKP; the protein is encoded by the coding sequence CTGCGCAAGCTGGAGCGCGCGTTCTACGACCGCGACGCGCAGCTGGTCGCACGCGAGCTGCTCGGGCGCTATCTCGTGCATCGCGTCGATGGCGTCGAGCGCATCGGACGCATCGTCGAAACCGAGGCCTACCTGGGGCCGCATGACCTGGCGGCGCATTCCTCGCGCGGGCTCACGCCGCGCACGCGCGTGATGTTCGGGCCGCCCGGACATGCCTACGTGTATCTCATCTACGGCATGCACCATTGCGTCAACGTCGTCACCGAGCCCGAGGGGACGGCCTCCGCCGTACTGCTGCGGGCGCTGGAGCCGGTGAAAAACCTGGAAGGGCGCACGCAGGGGCCGGGGCTGCTGTGCAAGGCCATGGGCCTGGACCTGCGGCACAACGGCGCCGACCTGCTGGGCGACGAGCTGTACGTGGCGGAGTCGCAGCCGCTGCCGGCGATCCGCATCGTGCGCCGGCCGCGCGTCGGCGTGGACTACGCCGGGCACTGGGCGCGGCGCCTGCTGCGCTTCTACATCAAGGACAACCGCTGGGTGTCGAAACCCTAG
- a CDS encoding GIY-YIG nuclease family protein, translating to MPDSPAPAPWYVYMLECTGDLLYTGVTPDVAQRFEKHRSGRGAAFTRINPPLRVLAALACENRSAALKAEAALKKRRRPAKLAWVRENPWPT from the coding sequence ATGCCCGATTCCCCCGCCCCCGCGCCTTGGTACGTCTACATGCTGGAGTGCACCGGCGACCTCCTCTACACCGGTGTCACGCCGGACGTGGCGCAGCGCTTCGAGAAGCACCGCAGCGGCCGCGGCGCGGCCTTCACCCGCATCAATCCGCCGCTGCGCGTGCTGGCGGCCCTGGCCTGCGAGAACCGCAGCGCGGCGCTCAAGGCCGAGGCGGCCCTGAAGAAGCGGCGACGGCCCGCAAAACTGGCCTGGGTGCGTGAGAACCCCTGGCCGACCTAG
- a CDS encoding glycine zipper 2TM domain-containing protein: protein MNNVTAGIVGVAAAAVVGMSAMVFATRSGEGDAAGKADKDKKEVVATREECHTERVVTNKEWGAKRVTGTILGGAAGGAIGHQIGGGSGKDVATVAGALGGAYAGGKVAQKHYPDQEVSYREKCRQVPVR from the coding sequence ATGAACAATGTAACTGCGGGTATCGTCGGCGTCGCTGCCGCCGCGGTGGTCGGCATGTCGGCGATGGTGTTCGCCACCCGCTCCGGCGAGGGCGACGCCGCCGGCAAGGCGGACAAGGACAAGAAGGAAGTGGTGGCGACCCGCGAGGAATGCCACACCGAGCGCGTGGTCACCAACAAGGAATGGGGCGCCAAGCGCGTGACCGGCACGATCCTGGGCGGTGCCGCCGGCGGTGCCATCGGCCACCAGATCGGTGGTGGCAGCGGCAAGGACGTGGCGACCGTCGCCGGCGCGCTGGGCGGTGCCTATGCCGGCGGCAAGGTCGCCCAGAAGCACTATCCCGACCAGGAAGTGAGCTACCGCGAGAAGTGCCGCCAGGTGCCGGTGCGTTAA
- a CDS encoding C40 family peptidase: MRSTFHRSLSAAGLLLSILAATASPSAAALDLSDKLGMATRGNELVDDSVQTPLALEASPKLDDEFVVDLVISDALSLLGTSYQFGAREDAKNVDCSSLVQRIFRAIGLDVPRTTREQVGYGEPVALSALRKGDLLFYRWQRQGLHVAVYMDDGYILHASPGQGRVVVTRLTPSWDSRLVAARRVI, encoded by the coding sequence ATGCGCTCAACTTTTCATCGCAGCCTGTCGGCTGCAGGCCTGTTGCTTTCGATTCTTGCCGCCACGGCGAGTCCTTCCGCCGCTGCCCTGGACCTGAGCGACAAGCTGGGCATGGCCACCCGCGGCAACGAGTTGGTGGACGACAGCGTGCAGACCCCGCTGGCGCTGGAAGCCTCGCCCAAGCTCGACGACGAGTTCGTCGTGGACCTGGTGATCAGCGACGCCTTGTCGCTGCTGGGCACCAGCTACCAGTTCGGTGCGCGCGAAGACGCCAAGAACGTGGACTGTTCCTCGCTGGTGCAGCGCATCTTCCGCGCCATCGGCCTGGACGTGCCGCGCACCACGCGCGAGCAGGTCGGCTACGGTGAGCCGGTGGCCCTGTCGGCACTGCGCAAGGGCGACCTGCTGTTCTACCGCTGGCAGCGCCAGGGCCTGCACGTGGCGGTCTACATGGACGACGGCTACATCCTGCACGCTTCGCCCGGCCAGGGCCGCGTGGTGGTCACGCGGCTGACGCCGAGCTGGGACAGCCGGCTGGTGGCGGCGCGGCGCGTCATCTAG
- a CDS encoding GGDEF domain-containing protein, translating to MSDHSAEEGLAPRKAIAALRDLPEYDLTPQEAHEVADIVAAKTRQFRFPKRLEDDFQTFNRASSRNARIILAVITLLSFASAAFWAPALIGSAPSNSGFVLMLELAVITPLFGLVLWLLLRRPDADSTEWVMMGAYVIEMLVVETMRHHSDRSGFPIDPSIGVLVPIAVILMARLRFSRTMLLLAAYIGVSLSQAWLWGEAPNPHAASSWIIKWLLPALVVLASVSNKLALRRQWAAALLLRVMAHRDPLTGLPNRRALEKHYEAMSRALSRGSRSGRMVLAVIDLDHFKKVNDLHGHEYGDGVLIEIAVALSGFARRPLDMVARMGGEEFALLLHDCDEESGRQRLSALLETISGLQIENKGATLGIITVSIGAAAAPPDTRLSDAYRAADEALYRVKESGRNNYELVSL from the coding sequence ATGAGCGATCACAGTGCCGAGGAGGGGTTGGCACCACGCAAGGCCATCGCGGCCCTGCGCGACCTGCCGGAATACGACCTGACACCGCAGGAGGCCCACGAGGTCGCGGACATCGTTGCCGCAAAGACCCGGCAGTTCCGCTTCCCCAAGCGGCTGGAAGACGACTTCCAGACTTTCAACCGCGCCTCCAGCCGCAATGCCCGCATCATCCTGGCAGTGATCACACTGCTGTCCTTCGCGTCCGCCGCGTTCTGGGCGCCGGCCCTGATCGGCTCCGCACCGTCCAACAGCGGTTTCGTGCTGATGCTGGAGCTGGCGGTGATCACGCCGCTGTTCGGCCTGGTGCTATGGCTGCTGTTGCGTCGCCCCGATGCCGACAGCACCGAGTGGGTGATGATGGGCGCCTACGTGATCGAGATGCTGGTGGTGGAGACCATGCGCCACCACAGCGACCGCTCGGGCTTTCCGATAGACCCCTCGATCGGCGTGCTGGTGCCGATCGCGGTGATCCTGATGGCGCGGCTGCGGTTCAGCCGCACGATGCTGTTGCTGGCGGCCTACATCGGCGTGAGCCTCAGCCAGGCCTGGCTCTGGGGCGAGGCGCCGAACCCGCACGCCGCCAGCTCCTGGATCATCAAGTGGCTGCTGCCGGCGCTGGTGGTGCTGGCCTCGGTGTCCAACAAGCTGGCGCTGCGCCGGCAATGGGCGGCCGCGCTGCTGCTGCGCGTGATGGCACACCGCGATCCGCTCACCGGCCTGCCCAACCGCCGCGCGCTGGAGAAGCACTACGAGGCGATGAGCCGCGCCCTGTCGCGCGGCAGCCGCAGCGGCCGCATGGTGCTGGCGGTGATCGACCTGGACCACTTCAAGAAGGTCAACGACCTGCACGGCCACGAGTATGGCGACGGCGTGCTGATCGAGATCGCGGTGGCGCTGTCGGGCTTCGCGCGCCGGCCGCTGGACATGGTGGCGCGCATGGGGGGAGAAGAGTTCGCGCTGCTGCTGCACGACTGCGACGAGGAATCCGGCCGGCAGCGGCTCTCGGCCCTGCTGGAAACCATCTCGGGGCTGCAGATCGAGAACAAGGGCGCCACCCTGGGCATCATCACCGTGAGCATCGGTGCGGCCGCGGCACCGCCGGACACGCGCCTGTCGGACGCCTACCGCGCCGCCGACGAGGCGCTGTACCGGGTCAAGGAATCGGGGCGCAACAACTACGAGCTGGTGAGTCTCTGA